DNA sequence from the Gopherus evgoodei ecotype Sinaloan lineage chromosome 3, rGopEvg1_v1.p, whole genome shotgun sequence genome:
ctccaaacaccttctttatcctcaccacaggacctccCTCCTGGtgcctcactgactaactgggaggcttttaactagttccagttagcccttgattggcttcaggtgtcccaatcaatgtagctagctcctctgccttctagaaggatcttaactggccccaggtgtcttgattaacctggagcaactgccatttggttaccatggtaccagggatttttTTAGCCTggagctaacatacctgttcctcacaactttactgtagccatctggccttgccccaacACAATAGGTAACAATTTCAGACAGAAGAGACTTAAACTGATGATGTCCCTTTCACAGGGCAATGACCCTTGGTTTTCATGTAGACAGTTTGTGTGTTATGTTGTAGTGATTAAGCTATGCTTTCTGTTTAGCATTTGTCTCTATTGCATGGTGGTGGAAGAGAAAGTTGTCTGAGGGGGGGATCATGGGTTTTAGGTCTGGGGGTGCTAAGGGGAATGAGTCTCCTTGGATATCAATTACATGGTAGCTTGTCCTAACCTCATCAGAAATGTTACAGACTGACACATCAATGCAGATGATGTATAGATGGCAGGTGGGTGGGCGGGCAGACTTTCTAGACCTACAGCACCATGTCTAGGGAGCGAGGTTGTGGAATTTAAGGACCGGATCCAATGCTCAGTTGAGGGTCATGAGTCTTTGCGTTCAGCTTCCCCTCAACTGACTCTTCAAACATTCTTCCAGTTGTGATCTCTTGGGAGGCATTAGGGTTGAGGCACAGGtatcctcctcccacacacctcTTCAAGGGGGGGGCACACACCCACCCCAGACCCCATATCCCTCCAACATGCCCTAGGAAAAGCCTATTTCCCACTGACGCTTCCTTCAGTCTGGCCTTGTTCTATCTCTCAATTCTCTTGAGTCGGTCCCTCTCcataccccacagccccaggcCCTCCCTATGGCAACAGTGAAAATGTTGGGGTCCTAAGACATCAAGCCCCTATGACATTTCCACAGCACCTTTAACAAACTGCCCGAGGGGCCATttctctctggcttcctgtttctCTAAAGCTGCCTtcacttttccccccaccctaGGTCTCCCCTGGCACTAGCCAGCAGCTGAGGTACAAACCTGCCATCCCCATAGGCTTCCAAACAGCGCTGAACCTCGGAGATGCTCACgatatgggagcaggatcaggagATGCTGCCGACTCCAGGGCAGAGAGCAGGGCGTGAGCCAGACCTGGGTCACTGGCCCTTTGAGGGCCTCTGGCAGGCATGGCCTCTCCCCTCAGCAGGGAGCAATCCCATGGAAAGTCTTGGGCTGGTGGCCAAATCCTGGAGTGCCTAGTCCTGACTGGAAATGTAGAGACTTGATTGTCCCCCTGCCCCTGTTTCAGGAGGGATGGGGCAGTCATCAGCAAGGGGAGTCCATGCCCAAGGGGGGCAGAGGCCCATGGAGAACATCATGACTTCCTCCATCTCCATTCCTGGAGAGTGGGTGAGCAGGGCAGTGTGGCACTGCTCATCTGCCAAAGGGGATGCTGGAAACCAGAGGTTTCATCAGAAAAAGTGAGTGGTTGAGGAGTGAGGGGCCTGACACAAAGCCCTGGGCTGAACAGCTCCAAACGTAGGGGGGTTGGATCCAGCTCTAACTCCCAGGCATAGGCAGATCTATCAGGAATGCAGTGACTGTGCTGAGGCAGACAGGCAAGGAGGACACCAATGGGGAACCCAGGTATTCACAAGACTCTGGGTTTGGAGTGGGGAGTGGATCACAGCTGGccctggggtggatggggatgggggatcCCAGCCATTCAAAAGGCCCTGGGGAGATGGGAGTGTCACAGTTACCCACaagcccctggggcagggtggaTTGGGGATCCCAGCTACCTATAAGGGTCTCTGAGGGATGGCTGAGGGTCACAGTTACCCACACAGCCCTGAGGCAGGCTGCCCATGCCCACAGAGAGTTGATTGGTGctgatgctggctgcttccagcccCATCTGTTTGTCTCTTGTTGCAGAGGCTCCACCAGTCCCATGTCCCTCAGTAGTATACATGGCTTGTGCAGGGGCTGTGGCCACAAGCTCAGGGCATGGCATGGGGAGACCTCATGCCATTTGGGCTGATCCAGGTACTTTGGAGACTGGACCCTGTGCTAATGGCATGGAGGCATCACCCAAGCCCTCCCACCACCAGGCAACAGGAGGAGGCACCTGCCACTCAGGCCTGGCTTCCCCGGGGCTCCCAACtcactgctggggggggggggggcccaggaAGCGACGGAGGTGAAGCGAGTCCTCTGCCTGGCCTAGACCCtaacacctgccccagccctcatctTCCCACCACTGTGAACAGCACACCTCTGGTGACTCTTCTCCTGCCGCCTCCCCCACTATCACCGTCCCCCTTTGGGGCCTCCATTCCTGCTTGCCCCTCACCCTGGCCCCATTTCCTACCCCCAACCAGCTCCTTCCCCCTCTGGCTGCACTAACACCATTCCTGCTGCAGCCCCCTCTTTAATAGCAGCCCCCCAGGCTCCCCGGCGCTGGAACATCAGTGCCCTGGCGAGTCTCCCGTGCAGCATGCCCAGGCCCATGTCCTTCGCCCTACTGCGGCCATCACACCAGTCCCACCTGGCAGGGCCCTGCAGGGGGAGGCTCTGTTGGTGCTCCCACTGCTGGGGGGACCCTGGGGCCTGGCTCCCTCCCAGTTTAACATCAGGGGCAGGCTGCTGTTCCTGTGCCTTGCCAGGGCTAGGGCAATGGCGCAGTGACACCAGTGCAAGGGGCTAGCACCGGGAGCTCAGCCCCCGCCACTCCCCTGCGCAGGGCACACTACAGCAAGACTCCCGCTCCTGCTGAGCTCtagcccttccccactccctttcTCGGGTTTCGATTACTTTGGGCTGGGCCTGGTGGCGTTCGGATCGAGTCTCTCCGCGTTCTATTTATCGGGCGAGTCAGCGCGCGCGCGCGCGGCCCGTGCAGAGTCCCGCCCCCGGCAGAAGCGGGCCGGCACGCATGCGCAGGCACTGGCCGCTCGAGCTGGGCGGCTCGCGCTCCGCAAACGGccgggtgggggaagggatgtcGACGGCCTCCAAGGTGGCGCTGGGCATCTCCGTGCTGCTCTCGGCCGGGACGGTGGCCGCCGTGCACATCCAGCAGCGACGCGTCAAGGAGGTGAGGGAGCGTCACCTGCCGCCCCCCggcggaggggctgggggctggggggagagcggGCGCCCCGCCCCACGCAGGTGCTGTCCCTCACTCATAGCCCCGCCTCGCCCGTGGGGTGCGCCCTgactcagccccgccccccgtcAGGTTatggccccgcccctcagagcgaCTCCCCCTGCTGTCCTGTCTCTCGCTCATAGCCCCGCCCCGCCCGTGGGGTGCGCCCTgactcagccccgcccccccgtcAGGTTatggccccgcccctcagagcgaCTCCCCCTGCTGTCCTGTCTCTCGCTCATAGCCCCGCCCCGCCCGTGGGGTGCGCCCTcactcagccccgccccccgtcAGGTTatggccccgcccctcagagcgaCTCCCCCTGCTGTCCTGTCTCTCGCTCATAGCCACGCCCCTCACATTTGGCCCCGCCCACACATGGTTCTGGCCCTGACCCTCAAGTAGGGTGACTCCCCTCCTGTCCTGCCCATCACTGAGCTCTGCCCCCTCCTAGTCCAAGCACCACCCAGcactctgctcctctccccagtgCCCTCCAAAGGTGTCATTCAGCGCCTGCCCTGCagttccttccccccctcccgaTCCAGCCCTTATATAATGCCGGGGTCACACCTCTGAATCTCGCAGGGCCCTG
Encoded proteins:
- the LOC115649273 gene encoding protein PET117 homolog, mitochondrial, coding for MRRHWPLELGGSRSANGRVGEGMSTASKVALGISVLLSAGTVAAVHIQQRRVKERLHEGVIRDLERQSRKLENIRLLQEQITLTKQLEAERDQMFMEKGSQQS